One region of Metallosphaera sedula DSM 5348 genomic DNA includes:
- a CDS encoding NAD(P)-dependent malic enzyme encodes MVVTDFESMALDVAVRYKGKIQVMPKVPVNSLNDFSILYTPGVAAVSQAIHKNRELSFHYTYRWNAIAVVTDGSRVLGLGDIGPEAAMPVMEGKALIFKFLGGVDAIPLPLGTKDADKIVETVKLLEPAFGGINLEDIESPKCFYVLERLKSIMEIPVWHDDQQGTAGATLAGLITALEITGKNPKNIKIVLFGTGAANIATARLLGKFGIPLKNIVLVDSAGVIYRGRQDEERMKTENPWKYELLRETNGENVTTIEDAFKGADVVIAASKQGPDVIKKSWIKLMNTDPIVFALANPTPEIWPEEAKEAGAKIVATGRSDFPNQVNNSLIFPGVFRGSLDVRAKAITDEMVIDAARELASHVREKGATPDYIIPKMTEWEIYPRVAAAVGVRAIQQNVARVSRNYNELFDNAKTLIEKARTQLRSIA; translated from the coding sequence ATGGTCGTAACTGATTTCGAGAGTATGGCTTTGGACGTTGCAGTGAGATACAAAGGGAAAATCCAGGTAATGCCTAAGGTTCCTGTGAACTCCCTGAACGATTTCTCTATACTTTATACTCCCGGGGTGGCGGCCGTTTCTCAGGCTATACACAAGAATAGAGAGCTATCATTTCATTATACATATAGGTGGAATGCTATCGCAGTGGTCACAGATGGATCCAGGGTACTGGGTTTAGGGGATATTGGTCCTGAGGCTGCCATGCCAGTCATGGAAGGTAAAGCACTCATCTTCAAGTTTCTAGGTGGGGTAGATGCTATACCCCTTCCCTTAGGGACAAAGGACGCAGACAAGATAGTGGAGACAGTTAAGTTATTGGAACCTGCATTCGGAGGAATCAACCTTGAGGACATAGAATCCCCTAAGTGCTTCTACGTTCTTGAGAGACTCAAGAGCATTATGGAGATCCCTGTTTGGCATGACGATCAGCAAGGTACTGCAGGCGCTACCTTGGCGGGATTGATTACAGCCCTTGAAATAACTGGGAAGAACCCTAAGAACATCAAGATTGTTCTCTTTGGTACAGGTGCAGCTAACATAGCTACCGCGCGATTGCTTGGAAAATTTGGAATTCCTCTAAAAAACATAGTTCTTGTAGATTCCGCAGGAGTCATATACAGGGGGAGACAGGACGAGGAAAGAATGAAAACAGAAAATCCCTGGAAGTACGAGTTACTTAGGGAAACCAATGGAGAAAATGTGACCACTATAGAGGATGCCTTCAAGGGAGCTGACGTTGTGATAGCGGCCTCAAAGCAGGGACCAGATGTGATTAAGAAGAGTTGGATAAAGCTCATGAATACTGACCCCATAGTATTTGCTCTAGCTAATCCAACACCTGAAATATGGCCAGAGGAGGCAAAGGAAGCCGGAGCTAAAATTGTGGCGACTGGAAGAAGTGATTTCCCGAACCAAGTCAATAACTCCCTCATTTTCCCAGGTGTTTTCAGGGGTTCCCTAGATGTTAGGGCCAAGGCGATAACGGACGAGATGGTGATTGATGCAGCAAGGGAGCTGGCCAGTCACGTAAGGGAGAAAGGAGCAACGCCTGACTATATAATTCCCAAGATGACGGAGTGGGAAATATATCCTCGTGTAGCGGCAGCCGTGGGTGTAAGGGCCATACAGCAGAACGTCGCTAGAGTGTCTAGAAATTATAATGAACTATTTGACAACGCTAAGACCTTGATCGAGAAGGCAAGAACCCAGTTAAGATCTATAGCTTAA
- a CDS encoding DNA-directed RNA polymerase subunit H has product MRSSSKKIDPSVHVLVPKHEVLSVEEAFKVLKELGIGPEQLPWMRASDPMARTINAKPGDIVKITRKSPIVGELVVYRYVVSG; this is encoded by the coding sequence ATGCGTTCATCTTCTAAAAAGATAGATCCGAGTGTGCATGTGCTTGTTCCTAAACATGAAGTACTCTCTGTTGAGGAAGCGTTCAAGGTCCTTAAGGAGCTTGGTATTGGGCCTGAGCAACTTCCTTGGATGAGAGCCTCAGATCCTATGGCGAGGACAATCAATGCAAAGCCGGGAGATATAGTGAAAATAACCAGGAAAAGTCCCATAGTTGGAGAACTTGTAGTTTATAGGTATGTGGTGAGTGGATAA